The Microplitis mediator isolate UGA2020A chromosome 8, iyMicMedi2.1, whole genome shotgun sequence genome has a window encoding:
- the LOC130673108 gene encoding phospholipase A2 group XV-like, with the protein MKLFIIIMIIVFLYIINDAKTWRPEATERSPVILVPGDGGSQLEAKLNKTAVPHYLCEKVSSDYFNIWLNLELLVPIIIDCFIDNMKLTYHNDTRTTTNTDGVSVRVPGWGDPFTVEYLDSSKASPGYYFKNIGNMLVDELGYVRNFSLRGAPYDFRKAPNENEEFFIKLKQLVEETYITNNKVPITLIAHSMGGPMTLLFLQKQTQKWKDQYIKTLISLGAVWGGSVKALKVFAVGDNLGTYVLRESILKDQQITSPSLGWLLPSKIFWKETEVLVQTQIKNYTLLDLQQFFLDINVPNGWEFRKDTEKFQTDFTAPGVEVHCLHGINVGTVERLYYKPGVSIDTYPQLILGDGDGTVNLRSLNGCLYWRNKQKQRIYHQPFSGVDHMEILRNQHVLDYIKTTLSTSQHYNPRFKKLIN; encoded by the exons ATGAAActctttataataattatgattattgtttttttgtatattatcAATGATGCTAAGACTTGGCGACCTGAAGCAACAGAACGATCACCAGTAATTTTAG TTCCTGGAGATGGTGGAAGTCAACTAGAAgcaaaacttaataaaactGCTGTTCCTCATTATCTCTGTGAAAAAGTTTCCTCGgactattttaatatttggttGAATCTTGAACTTCTTGTTCCAATAATAATTGATTGCTTT ATTGATAATATGAAACTGACATATCATAATGATACTCGAACTACAACTAATACCGATGGTGTATCTGTAAGAGTACCAGGATGGGGAGATCCGTTTACAGTAGAATATTTAGATTCTAGTAAAGCATCTCCaggatattattttaaaaatattggtaATATGTTAGTTGACGAATTGGGGtatgtaagaaatttttcactcCGTGGGGCACCATATGATTTTAGAAAAGCACCAA ATGAAAATGAAGAGTTTTTCATCAAGTTAAAGCAACTTGTCGAAGAAACGtatattactaataataaagTACCAATAACTTTAATTGCTCACAGTATGGGTGGACCAATGACTTTACTATTTCTTCAAAAACAAACTCAAAAGTGGAAAGATCAGTACATAAAGACATTAATATCTCTCGGAGCTGTATGGGGAGGATCTGTGAAAGCTCTTAAGGTTTTTGCTGTGGGAGATAATTTGGGTACATACGTTCTTAGAGAGAGTATTTTGAAAGATCAGCAAATAACGAGTCCAAGTCTAGGATGGCTACTTCCTTCAAAGATTTTTTGGAAAGAGACTGAAGTGTTGGTGCAAacacagatcaaaaattatacacTGCTTGATTTacagcaatttttttt gGACATTAATGTGCCAAATGGATGGGAATTTCGTAAAGatactgaaaaatttcaaaccgatTTCACAGCTCCTGGCGTAGAAGTCCATTGTTTACATGGAATAAACGTCGGCACAGTTGAAag ATTATACTACAAGCCTGGTGTATCAATAGATACATATCCTCAATTAATTCTCGGGGATGGTGATGGAACTGTTAATTTAAGAAGTTTAAATGGTTGTCTTTACTGGcgaaataaacaaaaacaaagaATTTATCATCAACCATTTTCAGGAGTAGATCATATGGAAATATTAAGGAATCAACATGTTTTAGATTATATTAAAACAACATTGAGTACGAGTCAGCATTATAATCCccggtttaaaaaattgatcaattaa
- the LOC130672997 gene encoding TBC1 domain family member 20 isoform X1: MDDQDQNINRVPLVSLPDSYPAWIDGIPKIPDTAETNSSVDLNHLERLKIDVIRNNVIKQDLTYGDFKRLGSSKLGFVTDDIRRILWPKILRLTDNESNKVGEELDSIHTLIPDEIYQQILKDVARSGSHLPHNATKSEIDTFHNELTKIICWVLHKHPNMNYYQGYNDVAATVLIVMGLKPGLHVLEKISIEFLERFMEQTMEKVNQELFYIFALLERVHPSLLEHLENVELFPHFALAEYTTWYAHKYSENRSLLHRLFDFFLSSPLLMPLYLSTIIVAHRANEIFNTTPDMGHTHKVLCTLPSDLPFENLLINAETLYRDYPPVSIIKNVHDYDKKRRRKEQEWKLKAEDSKRKSEKQRQLKVSLPQSRLPYHFKGYRTITVVTILAIGLYAFLKTGSGIN, from the exons ATGGATGATCAAGATCAGAATATAAATCGAGTTCCTCTCGTTTCTTTACCGGATTCATATCCAGCATGGATAGATGGTATACCAAAAATACCTGATACTGCTGAGACTAATTCATCag TTGACCTAAACCATTTAGAGAGACTGAAAATAGATGTCATACGAAACAATGTTATCAAGCAAGATCTGACATACGGTGATTTTAAGCGACTTGGATCTAGCAAACTAGGATTTGTCactg ATGATATACGAAGGATATTATGGCCAAAGATATTAAGATTAACAGATAATGAATCAAACAAAGTAGGTGAAGAGCTAGACAGTATTCACACCCTTATACCAGATGAAATATATcaacaaatattaaaagacGTAGCCCGTAGTGGCAGTCACTTACCACATAATGCAACTAAGTCTGAAATAGATACCTTTCATAATGAACTTACAAAGATTATTTGCTGGGTACTTCATAAGCACCCGAATATGAA CTATTATCAAGGTTACAATGATGTAGCAGCGACGGTACTAATCGTTATGGGCTTAAAACCAGGCTTGCATgttcttgaaaaaatatcaattgagTTTTTAGAAAGATTTATGGAACAAACTATGGAAAAAGTTAAtcaagaattattttatatatttgctCTCTTAGAAAGAGTGCATCCATCTTTATTGGAACACCTTGAAAA CGTAGAATTATTTCCACATTTTGCTTTGGCAGAGTACACAACGTGGTACGCTCATAAATATTCTGAAAATCGAAGTTTACTGCATCGGTTGTTCGATTTCTTTCTTAGTTCTCCATTATTAATGCCTCTGTATCTTAGTACTATAATTGTTGCCCATAGAgctaatgaaatatttaatactacACCAGATATGGGACATACGCATAAAGTGTTATGTaca ctACCAAGTGATTTgccttttgaaaatttgttaataaatgccGAAACTTTGTATCGTGATTATCCACcagtatcaataataaaaaatgtacatgattatgataaaaaacgaCGGCGTAAAGAACAAGAATGGAAACTAAAAGCGGAAGATAGTAAAAGAAAGTCAGAAAAGCAACGTCAACTTAAAGTGTCATTACCACAATCAAGATTGCCATATCATTTCAAAGGTTATCGAACTATTACTGTCGTTACGATTTTGGCAATTGGGCTTTATGCATTCTTGAAAACAGGTTCTGGAATTAACTGA
- the LOC130672997 gene encoding TBC1 domain family member 20 isoform X3 has protein sequence MDDQDQNINRVPLVSLPDSYPAWIDGIPKIPDTAETNSSDDIRRILWPKILRLTDNESNKVGEELDSIHTLIPDEIYQQILKDVARSGSHLPHNATKSEIDTFHNELTKIICWVLHKHPNMNYYQGYNDVAATVLIVMGLKPGLHVLEKISIEFLERFMEQTMEKVNQELFYIFALLERVHPSLLEHLENVELFPHFALAEYTTWYAHKYSENRSLLHRLFDFFLSSPLLMPLYLSTIIVAHRANEIFNTTPDMGHTHKVLCTLPSDLPFENLLINAETLYRDYPPVSIIKNVHDYDKKRRRKEQEWKLKAEDSKRKSEKQRQLKVSLPQSRLPYHFKGYRTITVVTILAIGLYAFLKTGSGIN, from the exons ATGGATGATCAAGATCAGAATATAAATCGAGTTCCTCTCGTTTCTTTACCGGATTCATATCCAGCATGGATAGATGGTATACCAAAAATACCTGATACTGCTGAGACTAATTCATCag ATGATATACGAAGGATATTATGGCCAAAGATATTAAGATTAACAGATAATGAATCAAACAAAGTAGGTGAAGAGCTAGACAGTATTCACACCCTTATACCAGATGAAATATATcaacaaatattaaaagacGTAGCCCGTAGTGGCAGTCACTTACCACATAATGCAACTAAGTCTGAAATAGATACCTTTCATAATGAACTTACAAAGATTATTTGCTGGGTACTTCATAAGCACCCGAATATGAA CTATTATCAAGGTTACAATGATGTAGCAGCGACGGTACTAATCGTTATGGGCTTAAAACCAGGCTTGCATgttcttgaaaaaatatcaattgagTTTTTAGAAAGATTTATGGAACAAACTATGGAAAAAGTTAAtcaagaattattttatatatttgctCTCTTAGAAAGAGTGCATCCATCTTTATTGGAACACCTTGAAAA CGTAGAATTATTTCCACATTTTGCTTTGGCAGAGTACACAACGTGGTACGCTCATAAATATTCTGAAAATCGAAGTTTACTGCATCGGTTGTTCGATTTCTTTCTTAGTTCTCCATTATTAATGCCTCTGTATCTTAGTACTATAATTGTTGCCCATAGAgctaatgaaatatttaatactacACCAGATATGGGACATACGCATAAAGTGTTATGTaca ctACCAAGTGATTTgccttttgaaaatttgttaataaatgccGAAACTTTGTATCGTGATTATCCACcagtatcaataataaaaaatgtacatgattatgataaaaaacgaCGGCGTAAAGAACAAGAATGGAAACTAAAAGCGGAAGATAGTAAAAGAAAGTCAGAAAAGCAACGTCAACTTAAAGTGTCATTACCACAATCAAGATTGCCATATCATTTCAAAGGTTATCGAACTATTACTGTCGTTACGATTTTGGCAATTGGGCTTTATGCATTCTTGAAAACAGGTTCTGGAATTAACTGA
- the LOC130672997 gene encoding TBC1 domain family member 20 isoform X2, whose amino-acid sequence MDDQDQNINRVPLVSLPDSYPAWIDGIPKIPDTAETNSSERLKIDVIRNNVIKQDLTYGDFKRLGSSKLGFVTDDIRRILWPKILRLTDNESNKVGEELDSIHTLIPDEIYQQILKDVARSGSHLPHNATKSEIDTFHNELTKIICWVLHKHPNMNYYQGYNDVAATVLIVMGLKPGLHVLEKISIEFLERFMEQTMEKVNQELFYIFALLERVHPSLLEHLENVELFPHFALAEYTTWYAHKYSENRSLLHRLFDFFLSSPLLMPLYLSTIIVAHRANEIFNTTPDMGHTHKVLCTLPSDLPFENLLINAETLYRDYPPVSIIKNVHDYDKKRRRKEQEWKLKAEDSKRKSEKQRQLKVSLPQSRLPYHFKGYRTITVVTILAIGLYAFLKTGSGIN is encoded by the exons ATGGATGATCAAGATCAGAATATAAATCGAGTTCCTCTCGTTTCTTTACCGGATTCATATCCAGCATGGATAGATGGTATACCAAAAATACCTGATACTGCTGAGACTAATTCATCag AGAGACTGAAAATAGATGTCATACGAAACAATGTTATCAAGCAAGATCTGACATACGGTGATTTTAAGCGACTTGGATCTAGCAAACTAGGATTTGTCactg ATGATATACGAAGGATATTATGGCCAAAGATATTAAGATTAACAGATAATGAATCAAACAAAGTAGGTGAAGAGCTAGACAGTATTCACACCCTTATACCAGATGAAATATATcaacaaatattaaaagacGTAGCCCGTAGTGGCAGTCACTTACCACATAATGCAACTAAGTCTGAAATAGATACCTTTCATAATGAACTTACAAAGATTATTTGCTGGGTACTTCATAAGCACCCGAATATGAA CTATTATCAAGGTTACAATGATGTAGCAGCGACGGTACTAATCGTTATGGGCTTAAAACCAGGCTTGCATgttcttgaaaaaatatcaattgagTTTTTAGAAAGATTTATGGAACAAACTATGGAAAAAGTTAAtcaagaattattttatatatttgctCTCTTAGAAAGAGTGCATCCATCTTTATTGGAACACCTTGAAAA CGTAGAATTATTTCCACATTTTGCTTTGGCAGAGTACACAACGTGGTACGCTCATAAATATTCTGAAAATCGAAGTTTACTGCATCGGTTGTTCGATTTCTTTCTTAGTTCTCCATTATTAATGCCTCTGTATCTTAGTACTATAATTGTTGCCCATAGAgctaatgaaatatttaatactacACCAGATATGGGACATACGCATAAAGTGTTATGTaca ctACCAAGTGATTTgccttttgaaaatttgttaataaatgccGAAACTTTGTATCGTGATTATCCACcagtatcaataataaaaaatgtacatgattatgataaaaaacgaCGGCGTAAAGAACAAGAATGGAAACTAAAAGCGGAAGATAGTAAAAGAAAGTCAGAAAAGCAACGTCAACTTAAAGTGTCATTACCACAATCAAGATTGCCATATCATTTCAAAGGTTATCGAACTATTACTGTCGTTACGATTTTGGCAATTGGGCTTTATGCATTCTTGAAAACAGGTTCTGGAATTAACTGA
- the LOC130672997 gene encoding TBC1 domain family member 20 isoform X4, with product MDDQDQNINRVPLVSLPDSYPAWIDGIPKIPDTAETNSSVDLNHLERLKIDVIRNNVIKQDLTYGDFKRLGSSKLGFVTDDIRRILWPKILRLTDNESNKVGEELDSIHTLIPDEIYQQILKDVARSGSHLPHNATKSEIDTFHNELTKIICWVLHKHPNMNYYQGYNDVAATVLIVMGLKPGLHVLEKISIEFLERFMEQTMEKVNQELFYIFALLERVHPSLLEHLENVELFPHFALAEYTTWYAHKYSENRSLLHRLFDFFLSSPLLMPLYLSTIIVAHRANEIFNTTPDMGHTHKVLCTVNIFIYQVICLLKIC from the exons ATGGATGATCAAGATCAGAATATAAATCGAGTTCCTCTCGTTTCTTTACCGGATTCATATCCAGCATGGATAGATGGTATACCAAAAATACCTGATACTGCTGAGACTAATTCATCag TTGACCTAAACCATTTAGAGAGACTGAAAATAGATGTCATACGAAACAATGTTATCAAGCAAGATCTGACATACGGTGATTTTAAGCGACTTGGATCTAGCAAACTAGGATTTGTCactg ATGATATACGAAGGATATTATGGCCAAAGATATTAAGATTAACAGATAATGAATCAAACAAAGTAGGTGAAGAGCTAGACAGTATTCACACCCTTATACCAGATGAAATATATcaacaaatattaaaagacGTAGCCCGTAGTGGCAGTCACTTACCACATAATGCAACTAAGTCTGAAATAGATACCTTTCATAATGAACTTACAAAGATTATTTGCTGGGTACTTCATAAGCACCCGAATATGAA CTATTATCAAGGTTACAATGATGTAGCAGCGACGGTACTAATCGTTATGGGCTTAAAACCAGGCTTGCATgttcttgaaaaaatatcaattgagTTTTTAGAAAGATTTATGGAACAAACTATGGAAAAAGTTAAtcaagaattattttatatatttgctCTCTTAGAAAGAGTGCATCCATCTTTATTGGAACACCTTGAAAA CGTAGAATTATTTCCACATTTTGCTTTGGCAGAGTACACAACGTGGTACGCTCATAAATATTCTGAAAATCGAAGTTTACTGCATCGGTTGTTCGATTTCTTTCTTAGTTCTCCATTATTAATGCCTCTGTATCTTAGTACTATAATTGTTGCCCATAGAgctaatgaaatatttaatactacACCAGATATGGGACATACGCATAAAGTGTTATGTacagtaaatattttcat ctACCAAGTGATTTgccttttgaaaatttgttaa